Within the Streptomyces sp. NBC_00353 genome, the region GCGAGCGGCTCCCCACCGTGGAGGTGCTGCGCTCCGTGCACCGCGCCCACGCACTGGGCATCCCGTTCGAGAACCTGGATCCCGTGCTCGGCAGCGCGCCCTCGCTCGCGCTCGCGGATCTGCAGGCGAAGCTCGTACGCAGCAAGCGCGGCGGTTACTGCTACGAGCAGAACACCCTGCTCGCTGCCGCACTGACCGCACTGGGCTTCAAGATCACACTGCTCTGCGCCCGCGTGCTGATGGGTGCCGCGCCCGGGGACGTAAGGCCCCGCACCCACATGCTCATGCGGGTCGAGGTACCGGGTGACCCGACCCCGTATCTCGCGGACGTCGGCTTCGGTGCGAACAGTTCGCTGCTGGAGCCGATCCCGCTGGTGGCGGACGCGGAGCTCCACGACGCCCCACGTCGTCACCGGCTCGTCCACGCACCGCACGACGGCCCACTGGAGCTGTGGAAACTGCAGACGCTCGCCCCGGGCGGGGAGTGGGAGGACCAGTACGCGTTCACGCTGGAGCCGTTCGAGGCACCGGACTACGAGGTCATCAACTGGCACATCGCGACCAACCCGCGCTCCCCGTTCCAGCACCTGCTGTACGTCCAGCGCACCACCCCGGAAGCCCATCTCGCACTGATGGGCCGCAGGCTCGTGGAGACCGCGCCGGACGGCACGCGCAAGGAGCGGGAACTGGCGGGCGGCGACGAGGTGCTGCGGGTCCTCTCGGCCGACTTCGGCATCCGTCTCCCGGAGGGCACCCGCCTGCCGGAGTGAACGCACCGGGCGGCGGGC harbors:
- a CDS encoding arylamine N-acetyltransferase family protein translates to MTTDHESALDLDAYLARIGWNGERLPTVEVLRSVHRAHALGIPFENLDPVLGSAPSLALADLQAKLVRSKRGGYCYEQNTLLAAALTALGFKITLLCARVLMGAAPGDVRPRTHMLMRVEVPGDPTPYLADVGFGANSSLLEPIPLVADAELHDAPRRHRLVHAPHDGPLELWKLQTLAPGGEWEDQYAFTLEPFEAPDYEVINWHIATNPRSPFQHLLYVQRTTPEAHLALMGRRLVETAPDGTRKERELAGGDEVLRVLSADFGIRLPEGTRLPE